Genomic DNA from uncultured Desulfuromusa sp.:
GGCGCGGATTCTTTGTCAGCTTGAAGATTTTTCCGGCTCCGTGGATGCGTTTGAAAGAGCACTTGAGTTGGATGAAGAGAGCCTTGCAGCTTTGGTTGGTTATGCACGAGTTCGAATTTTACTTGGTGAAGAGGACCAGGCACGAGAACTTCTTCTAAAAGCTAGAAAATTGACACCTGCGGATCCGATTATCAATAAACTTCTTCTTTCTTTGCCTGATTTTACGACACCGGATCAAGATGAGACCGAAGAGGTTGATGGCAGTCAAGAGGCTGCAGCCATTGATTCTTCAGCCTTGGTCTCTTCCACTTTAGCTGATTTATATCTTGCTCAGGGGCTATCTGAAAAGGCGCTTGATCTGTTTCAGCGGTTATCGGTTAAGAATCCCGACGATTTGACTTTACGACGAAAAATTAAAGAGTTAGAAAAGAAAATAGAGGAAGAGAACAGTTTTTTTGTCCCAAAAGAAGATACTCTGCAAGATCCTCAAGATGATAAATTAGTCCTCCAGCCTGATAATCCGCAAGCCATTACTGGTGATGACAGCGGCGTTGAAGACGAATTAACAGAAGACGATCCTCTTAAAAAGGTGATGACAACTTTTGATCATTGGCTTTCTAATATTCAGCGAAGGAGAGATCATGTTTAAAAATATTCTTGAAACAATTGTCGTTAACTGTTCCGGGGGGATCGGGGCTGTACTGATGGGATATGACGGCATTGGTATTGATCAATATGTTATTGAAGAAAAGACTCTGGATTTGAATCTTGTTGGCATTGAATATTCCAATGTCACGAAGGAAATAGCCGGCGCAGCCGAGATTTTAAATATTGGTAAACTTCAGGAAGTTTCTATTAAGACAGAATTTTATTATGTGATTATTCACGCTTTAACTGATGATTATTTTGTTGCTTTGATGGTTGAGCGTTCCGGTAATTATGGCCAGGGCCGCTATTTGCTGATGCGGGAATCTCATGCTTTGCGGCTTGGATTGGAGTAGGCCTATGAAGCTTATGGTGTTGAATGGTCCTAATTTAAATTTATTGGGGAGTCGTGAGCCACAAGTTTATGGCCACACGACCCTTGATCAAATTATGCAGGATTTAATTGCTGAAGCTGCTCCTTTTGATTGTCTTATAGATCCTTATCAATCCAACCATGAGGGGGCTTTGATTGATAAGGTACAACAGGCTAAACAGGAAGAATATTCTGGGATTATCATTAATCCTGGAGGTTTAACGCATACAAGTGTTGCACTACGCGATGCAATTAGCGGTGTTGATTTGCCAACCGTAGAGGTTCATCTGTCAAATATCTATGCGCGTGAAGAATTCCGTCATCATTCTTATATAGCACCTGTAGCAATTGGTCAGATTGCCGGTTTTGGTGCCGCAGGCTATAGCCTTGCTTTTCGTGCGTTATCTGAGTATTTGGCAAACAGGACGTCACGTGTCTGAATTAGAGAACCGTTGCCTTCGAGAGATCTTTGTTGCTCAGAAACTCGATGCAATATTGATTTTCGGATTACCCAATATACGTTATCTGTCAGGGTTTACAGGCACAGATGGCGTTTTTCTTGTTGATCAAACTAAATCTTCTTTTCTAACGGATTCCCGCTATATTTCCCAAGCTCAAAAACAGGTGAGAGCTGACGTTATTCAATGCTACAAAAATAAACTCAAGGCTGTTGCCGACGAACTACTCTCTAATGGTTATAAGCGGGTAGGGTTAGATGCGGAGGTTGTCAGTGTTGCTCTGTTTGAAGAGTTAAAAGCTCTGGTTGGAGATTCTCTGGAATGGTGTTTGCTCAGTAAGCAACTACAGCCATTACGTGGGGTCAAAACGAAAGATGAACTGGTTTCCCTTCAAGCTGCTGCTGATCTTAATTTTAAAGCTTTTCAATCTGTCTTACCAATGTTTCGACCTGGGGTCACTGAGCTGGAAATTGCACAAGAGCTTGAATTTTCCTTGAAACGCCTGGGAGGTGAAGCCAATGCATTTGATTTTATTGTTGCATCGGGGGTTCGTGGAGCGTTACCACATGGGGTTGCGAGTGCAAAACAACTTCAATCTGGAGAGCTTGTTACAATCGATTTCGGTACCATCGTCAATGGTTATCATTCGGATGAAACTGTGACCCTCGCAATAGGCAATGTTGATAGAAACCTTCGACAAATTTTTGATATTGTGTTAGAAGCTCATGACTCGGCTCTTGAAGTCATTCGACCAGGTTTGCAAATCAGTGAGCTGGATGCTGTTGCCAGGGAGATTATTGCGCATCGGGGGTATGGAGAATATTTTGGTCACGGATTAGGTCATGGTGTTGGTTTGGAAATCCATGAATATCCTGCGGTTTCGTCCCGTTCGGACCAATGCCTCGTTGCCGGTATGGTGATTACCATTGAACCCGGTATTTATATTTCTGATACTGGCGGCGTCAGAATTGAAGATACGATCGTCGTAACTGAAGAAGGATATGAGAAATTAACCTCAATTCCTAAGCAATTTAAGCAAATAAATTTATAAAAAGGTTTTCAGGAGGATAATTATGGAACTGAAAGATCTAAAAAGTTTAATCAAGTTAGTTACTGATACTGATATTACTGAATTCAATATGGAAAATCAGGAAGAAAAAATTCATATTAAACGGGGAGCCGAAAAGGAATATGTCCAGGTTACGGCACCCGTCTCAGCCCCTGTTCAAGCACCTGCTACAGCGCCTGTTGCTCCTTCGGGTGTCGTTCCCGCCCCAGCAGTCACCGATGATAAATATGATTCGGTTCCTTCTCCAATGGTTGGGACTGTTTATCGTAAGCCCTCTCCTGATGCTGCTCCTTTTGTTGAAGTTGGGGATATTGTCGAAGCGGGACAAACCCTGTGCCTTGTTGAAGCCATGAAACTATTTAATGAAATTGAGGCGGAATTTAAGTGTAAAATCATCGAGATTGTTAAAGATGATGCGACACCGGTTGAATTTGGTGAAACTCTTTTCCTTGTTGAGCGGTTGTAATCAGTTGGTTATCCGGGGCGTGAGTTTCTGTATCCGTCATCAATTTACGTTCTACAACTTTGAATTGCTCTATTCAGGAGTTTAAAATGTTTCATAAAATACTCATAGCTAACCGTGGTGAAATCGCCTTGCGGATAATCCGTGCTTGCAAAGAGATGGGGATCAAGTCGGTTGCAGTTCATTCTGATGTTGATCATGATGCTCTTCACGTAAGTCTGGCAGACGAAAGTATCTGTATTGGTCCGGCAGCGAGTGCTGATAGCTATCTCAATATGAAAGCGATCATCAGTGCTGCTGAGATTGCGGATGCTGATGCAATCCACCCTGGGTATGGTTTTCTTTCAGAAAATGCAGAATTTGCAGAAATTTGTGAACAATGTGGTATTACATTTATCGGACCAACTGCTGATAATATGAGGAGAATGGGGGATAAAATCAGTGCCCGGCAAACGGTGACCGCTGCCGGTGTTCCAATTTTGCCAGGGACCAACAAGAGCATTGAAACCTCCGAAGAGGCACAGCAGATCGCTAATGATATAGGCTACCCTGTTATTATTAAAGCCTCAGCAGGTGGTGGTGGCCGCGGTATGAAGATTGTTCATTCTCCTGCTTCTTTAGCAAATGCGTTGGCGACAGCCCGTACTGAGGCGCAGGCAGGTTTCGGTAAAGCAGATGTCTATATTGAAAAGTTTTGCGAGCATCCACGTCATGTTGAAATTCAAGTTCTCGGGGACAAACATGGCAATGTTATTCACTTGGGTGAACGTGATTGTTCTATTCAAAGACGCCATCAGAAATTGATTGAAGAAGCTCCTTGTCCGGTTTTAACGCCCGAATTGCGTGAGCGGATGGGTGCCTGTGCCGTTGCTGCTGCCAAAGCCGTTAATTATGCCAGTGCAGGGACCGTTGAATATTTGCTTGATAGTGACGGCAGTTTCTACTTTATGGAGATGAACACGCGGATTCAGGTCGAGCACCCCGTCACTGAAATGGTCACTGGTGTTGATATTGTTAAAGAACAGATCAACTCTGCTGCAGGACTGCCTTTGCGCTATAAACAAGAAGATATTACAATCAGCGGTCATGCTATCGAGTGCAGGATAAATGCAGAAGATCCTGAAAAATTTACACCGTTTCCAGGTAAAATTACGGGTTACCATACGCCTGGCGGCATGGGTATCCGCATAGAAAGTGCAATGTATGATCAGTACACTGTTTTGCCCAATTATGATTCAATGATTGGAAAGTTGATTGTTCATGCTGAAACTCGAGAACAGGCCATACAGAAAATGGCCTGTGCTCTTGACGAATACATTATTCAGGGAATAAAAACAACGATTCCTTTTCATCAGAAGATGATGGCGAATAAACAGTTTAATGATGGCAATTTTGACACAAATTTTCTGGAGCGGGTTAAGATTTAAAATAATAGTTCACACCATGGCTTATTTTCAACAGACGAGATGTTTCTCGTCTGTTGTTTTTTCTAGACGAGATTCAATCTATGGACTCATCCTCTGAATTGACATTAGGTTATATTTCTTATTTGAATTGTGTTCCTTTCTTTCATCACCTCAAGGACAATGGCTTTCATGGGCGGTTTGTTCCCGGGGTTCCAGCGACACTAAACGAAATGCTGCAGCGGGGGCAACTGGACGCAAGCCCTTCTTCTTCATTTGAGTATGCAAGAAACTGGAGAAAATATCTTCTTCTTCCCGGGCATTCAATTTCTTCAGTTGGTAAAGTAGAAAGCGTTCTGCTCTTTTCTCCTGTTCACTTAAGCGAATTAGCGGGTAAAACCATTGCAATAACGGGTGAGTCTGCTACCTCTATTAATCTTTTAAGAGTTATTTTTCGTGAGTTTTATCATCTTCATGACGTGACCGATATGGTTCCTGAGGCGTCAATAGAATCATTAATCGGAGAACAACATCCTGCTTTACTTATTGGCGACAGGGCATTGCGCTTAGCTCGTCATTTACCCCCAGGGATTCAGGTTTTTGATCTCGGTGAAATCTGGTATCAACATACGGGTCTGCCTTTTGTTTTTGCTCTCTGGATGATTGATCGTCACTCTCTTGATAAGTTTTCTGTCGCGTTGGCTGATCTGGGTCGGCAACTACTGGATTCTTGTAATCAACTCATCAGTAATCCATATCCGCAAGCAATGGTTGTATCAAAGACGATTGGATTAGATGTTGAGGCTATCGTTGCTTATTGGCAGACAATTGACTATCGTCTTGGAGAAGAACATCTAAGGGGATTACAACTTTTCTTCCAGTTGTGTCAGAAATATCAATTGTTGGATGAACAACCGGAACTCAGCTTTCTGGATTAGCGGTTCTTGTCAATATTTCGTTTGTAAGAACATTACTTTTTACATGGATTAGATCGAATGATTTATTATTTAATCTCAAAGTGGGAGTACATCATTATATGATAAAAAGCATGACAGGGTATGGTCGTGGCCAGGCTCAGATTGATGGATTGTCCTTTTCTGTTGAAATAAAGGCAGTGAATCACCGTTATGGTGATGTCAATATTAAATCACCACGTTTGCTGGCACCCCTTGAAAGTGAAATAAAAAAACAAGTTCTCGCGGTTTTAAAACGGGGTAAAATTGATATTTTTATCAGTCAGGAGCACGCTGAACATCTTGCGAACAAGCCGGTTGTTGATAAGCAGGTTGCAAATGCTTACATGGAAGCTTTTAAGAGTTTAAAAGCATACAGCGGTTTGTCTGGTGACATCAGTCTTGAGTTTTTAGCTGCACAAAAGGATGTTCTGGTTTTAAAGGATTTGGAGTTTGATCAGGATACACTGTGGAAATGCTTGTCTGAGGCCCTCAGTAATGCTTTAACTGCTATCCAGGAAATGCGGCAAAAAGAGGGGATTGCTACGCAGACTGATATTGAAAACAGGTTAACCTTGCTGGCGGAATCTATCGGTGGAATTGAGAAAGTGGCGGCATTGGTTCCCGTTGAATGGCAACAGAAATTGCGGGAGAGGCTTGCGCGCCTGGAAGAAAATGGAGGTGATCCACAGCGTGTCGCCCAGGAAATTGCCATTTTTGCAGATCGTTGTGATATAAGTGAAGAAATTACCCGTTTTAATAGTCATCTGAATCAGTTTCATGATCTGTTGCAGCAGCAGGAACCGGTCGGGAGACAACTGGATTTTTTGGTTCAGGAATTGAATCGTGAAGCGAATACGATGGGCTCAAAATCTAACGATTCAACCTTAACGCGATATGTCGTTGCAGTGAAAGCAGAGCTGGAGAAAATACGCGAGCAGGTACAGAACATTGAGTGAAAACAATTTGAGAGAGGGAATTCTATTTGTTGTATCAGCCCCCTCTGGAGCAGGAAAAACATCTTTATGTCGAGAATTGATTGACAGTGTTCCTGATTTGCGTCAATCTATTTCGTTTACAACTCGGGATAAGCGTAATGGCGAGCAGGATGGGGTGGATTATTTTTTTACCAACCCGGAAGCCTTTCAGAGGATGATTGAAAAACAACTGCTGGCCGAATATGCTGAGGTTCATGGTAACTATTATGGAACTTCGCTGGACACTTTAAGAACTGCCGCTGAAGATGGTATTGATCTTTTGTTGGACATCGATTGCCAAGGGGCGGCTCAACTTAAGAAAAACGATCAAAGGGGGATTTTTATTTTTATCTTACCTCCTGATTTTACTGAATTAAAGAAACGTTTGTATGATCGTGGTACCGATAATAATGCTGTTATTCAGCATCGTTTAGAAAATGCTGAACAAGAAATTATGCAGGCTCCCTGGTATGATTATCTGGTTATAAATGATGATTTTAATGAAGCCAACGAGAGATTGAAGGCAATTGTTACTGCCGAACGTTGTCGTATGGATCGAACGAAATACCTGTTGAAAAATTTTACTGTAAAAGGAGATAAATAGATGGCACGTGTAACCGTAGAAGATTGTCTTGATGTGATTCCTAACAGATTCTTGTTAGCAATGGTTGCTGCGAAAAGAGCTAAACAGTTGTATAAGGGGGCAGAACCGTTGATTGAAAATAAATCTGGGAATAAAAAAGTAGTTGTTGCTTTACGTGAGATAGCAGCGAACAAGGTAGAATTCCAGATCCCAACCAAAAAACGATAACAAATTTAACCCTTCTCCTCATACGAATGAGGGGAAGGGATGTTTGCTTATTTTACCCGTCAGAGTGTAGGATCAAATATCCTGTTTCTTGCGGATCCCCTCTATGATTACAGAAAATGATATTTTTGAACAACTAAAGACTTATTATTCACAGGCTGATCAGGATCTCCTGAGCAAGTCTTGTGATTTTTGTCGCCGTGCTCACCATGGCCGGAAGATGGCCGATGGCCGTGAATACCTTCAATATTCTCTTGAAATAGCTTCTATTCTTATCCGCTTAAAGGTTGATGAAACCACTCTTATTGTCGGTATCCTGTACGATTCCTTGTCTTCCGGACAAGTGTCAAAAGAGGAGCTGTTGGCAGCTTTCGGAGAAGAGGTTGTTACTCTGGTTGAAACCGGGAGCAAGATCAGCAGTATTCCCTATCGTCAAAGTAATCAACAGCAGGTTGAGAATTTTCGCAAGATGTTTGTTTCCATGGCTCGCGATCTACGGGTGATATTAGTTTATCTGGCTGTCCGCTTAAACGCTATGCGAAATATTGGTTATCGACAGGAACAGGAACAGATAAACTGTGCACGGGAGACGCTGGAAATTTATGCTCCACTGGCGAATCGTTTGGGAATTAGCTGGCTTAAAGGAGAGCTAGAGGATTTATCGCTGCAGGTTCTTGAGCCTGAAGAATATGATGCTCTTGCTCGGCGGATAACTGCGCATAAAAAGGAGCGTGGTGAATATGTGGAGAAGGTACGAGAACAAATTTGTCATCTTCTCGCCCAAAATAACTTGCAGGGAAACGTTACTGGAAGGTTTAAGCATTTTTATTCAGTCTATCGTAAAATGCAAAGAACGGGAGTTGGTCTCGAACAGATTTATGACCTGACAGCCTTTCGGGTGTTGGTTGATTCTGTAAGAGAGTGTTATGAGGTCTTAGGTCTGATTCATGCCACCTGGAAGCCGATACCTGGGCGTTTTAAAGATTATATTGCCATGCCTAAGACTAATATGTATCAATCTTTACATACGACTGTTGTTGGCCCCTATGCAGAGCGGATGGAGGTCCAGATACGAACACGCGAGATGCATAGGATTGCGGAAGAGGGTGTTGCAGCCCATTGGAAGTACAAAGAAGGCGGTGGTGCTGTCCCGGTTACAGGGCGAGATGATCAACGCTTTAACTGGTTGCGTCAGGTTTTGGAATGGCAGCGAGACGTTAGTACTGAATGGAGTGCTTCAGACACCTCTTTTATTGATCTCTTCCCAGAGGAAGTTTACGTATTTACCCCGAATGGTGATGTCAAGGAGTTGCCGCAAGGGTCATGTCCCATTGATTTTGCCTATGCAGTGCATACCGATGTGGGGATGCAATGTGTCGGTGCCCGTATTAACGGCAAGCTCTGTCCGCTCAAAACTCAACTCAAAAATGGTGATATTGTCGATGTGATGACGTCGGCGCACCAAACCCCGAGCAAGGATTGGCTTGCCTTTGTAAAAACATCTAAAGCACGAAATAAAATTCGTCATTGGGTTAAGACAGAGCAACGGGAGAAGAGTATTGAAATCGGCCGTGAACTTCTTGAAAAAGAGTTGCGGAAGCACCAGTATAGTTTAAAGAGAGCTTTGTCCCTGGATAGTTTTTCTCAAGCGGTGAATGACTTAGGTTTCAAATCCGCAGATGATATTTTTGCATCCATTGGTTATGGCAAGCTTTCTTCAGGTCAGGTTGTTTCTCATGTTTTGCCAAAAGAAGAGCAGATCAAACAACCTGGAAAGTCTGGTGCTTTAGGAAAGGTTCTGGGTAAGTTCGGTCGGCGTAAACCACAAAGTGCTATTTTGATTGGTGGTATTGATAATGTGATGGTCCGCTTTGCAAACTGCTGTAATCCTCTTCCTGGAGAACCCGTTATTGGTTTTATTACCCGAGGACGGGGCTTGACGGTTCACGCAAAGACTTGCCCTCAGGTCCTTGCAAGCGATCCAGAGCGAAGGATTGATGTTGAATGGGATATGCAACGCAAAACAACACGGCCTGTTAAAATTCAGGTTGTTTGCTCGGATCAAAAAGGAATGCTGGTTGGTATCTCTGGTGCAATAGCTGATGCTGATGCCAATATTTTCAGCGCCAGCGTTCATTCTCGTGGGGATAAAAAAGGATCAAACTTGTTTGAAATTGATGTAGAAAATCTTGAGCATCTCAATCGTGTTATTCGTGAGATAAAGAAAGTTAAGGGAGTTATTCGGGTTGAGAGAATTAGAAATTAACGAGATAAAAAGATAAATGACTTAACTGAGGAGAATATCCATGCAATTAGTCAAAGTTGAAACAAAAAAAGCACCAGCTGCAATAGGTCCCTATTCTCAAGCGGTCAAAGCCGGGGGGGTTCTCTACTGTTCCGGTCAGGTTCCTCTTATTCCTGAAACCGGAGAGTTAGTCGCTGGTGGTATTGAGACTCAGACAAAGCAGTCTTTAGATAATTTACAACAAGTTTTAAAAGAAGCCGGGATTGATTTCAATTCTGTTGTAAAAACAACAATTTACTTAACAAATCTTGGTGATTTCAGTGTCGTAAATGAAATCTATGCTGGCTATTGCGGTAAGGTTGCTCCAGCGAGGGCTACGGTTCAGGTTGCAGCTCTACCAAAAGGAGCTCTGGTTGAAATAGATGCTATTGCTTACATTGGTTGATTGGGATTGCAGATTGTAACGACAAAAAGGGATGGCCTTTACGACCATCCCTTTTTGTTTAGATTGTTTGCTCTACTTTAACTTAAACGACTTTCTGTACTTTTCCTGAACGGATGCAACGCGTACAAACCTTTATCGTTTTCACCGAACCATTGTGAATGGCGCGAAGTTTTTGGAGATTTGGGTTCCACACAGTACGGGTTTTGTTGTGTGCATGGCTGACATTATTTCCGGTTACGGGTTTTTTGCCGCAAATTTCACATTGTTTAGACATTTCGACATTCCTCCTGAAAGTTTCGAACGCGCATTACTAGCATATATTGTTCTTGGATGCAAATATTTTCAGGTTTTTTTAGCTGGTAGATTGTCGTCACTAAAAACCTTTATACCGCTTTTTTTAAGCATCGCAGTGGTTATACCAACCCCTTGGACCAGCTTTTCATTCAGATAAATACTTTGAGATCCGCAAGAAGGGCTGCGTTGTTGTAAAATCGCATGTTTACAATTTGTCATCTCAACAATTTTGAGGCATTCTCGAGCCCCATGAAGAAAAACCGAGGTGAGATCTTCTCCGTGTTCATCGATAAGTTTACCGCTGGCATCTAAAACTGAGTCACCATCGCCAATGCTGAACCAGCATTTTGGCCGAGGTGTTGATAGTCCCGCTAATTGCTCAGGGCAAACTGGAATCGGGGTTAATTGATTGTTCTTTATAAAATCAACCACTGCTTGACTGTAGTTATCAGTACCATCGTAACGAGTTTTTAAGCCAAGAAGACAGCTGCTAACGAGGATGGGACGCATTATATCTCTACCTTATCGGTGGATTGATGAAAGCTGCTGTAACGTTTTTGCTGTCTTCAATGTGGACACATCTTCCTTCAATTTTTACTCGTTTTTCAGCAATCCACTGAATGGCTTGTGGATAGATTTTATGCTCCTGCTCAAGGATTCTCGCTGCAAGTATCTCTTCATTATCATCGTTGAAAATCGGCACGATTGCCTGCGCAATGATCGGACCTGTATCAACACCGGCATCAACGAAATGAACAGTACATCCGGAAAACTTGGCACCATATTCAATGGCCTTTTGCTGCACGTGTAATCCTGGAAATGCGGGTAATAAAGCGGGATGAATATTGATGATTTTTTGTGGAAAGGCCTGCAGGAAAATTTCAGAAATGATGCGCATGAATCCAGCCAGGACAACAAGTTCTGTCCCGGCTTTTTTTAATGCGGCAACAACAGTTTGATCAAACTGTTCGCGGGTTTTGAAGTCGCGATGATCGATACAGAGGGTCTCAATGCCGGCTTGTTGTGCTCTTTTTAAGGCTCCTGCGTCCTGATTATTACTGAGAACCAGACAGATCTCAGCGTCAAGAATTCCTTCTTGAGACTGATCTATAATTGATTGCAGGTTTGTTCCGCCGCCTGATGCAAGAACCGCTACGCGTAGTTTTTTGTTCAGTGTCATATGTTATTGCTTCGGTAAAAAAACTAAACGAGTTCAACGGAAGGTGAATCCGCCGGTGAGATTTCTCCAATTAAACAGGCATTTTCTCCCAGGCCGGCCAGTCGCCCAATAATATCATCAGCTTCAGTCGGAGGGACAATCAGAATCATGCCGATACCGTAATTGAAGGTTCGGTACATTTCATCTTCGGGAATATTACCGCCTTGGCGTAATATTTCAAAAATAGCCGGTTTATTCCAGCTTTCACGTTTAATAACGGCTTTACAGGGTTGCGGCAAAACACGAGGAATATTTTCTAAAAGACCTCCCCCGGTGATGTGAGCAATTCCTTTGATATTAAAATCACGGATCAGATTGAGAATACTTTTAACATAAATTCTTGTTGGAGTGAGCAACTCTTTACCGAGGGGTTTGTCCAGCTCCTCCGGTTGAGCGAAGAGATCTAACTGCATTTTTTCTATAAGAATTTTTCGCGCAAGAGAAAATCCGTTGGAATGCAGACCGCTGGATGAAATACCGATGATAACGTCTCCCTTGGTGATCGTTGACCCATCAATGATTTTGTCATTGTCTACAACGCCAACAGAAAAACCAGCCAAGTCGTACTCCTCTCCAGAGTACATTCCCGGCATTTCTGCTGTCTCTCCAC
This window encodes:
- the purN gene encoding phosphoribosylglycinamide formyltransferase, with the translated sequence MTLNKKLRVAVLASGGGTNLQSIIDQSQEGILDAEICLVLSNNQDAGALKRAQQAGIETLCIDHRDFKTREQFDQTVVAALKKAGTELVVLAGFMRIISEIFLQAFPQKIINIHPALLPAFPGLHVQQKAIEYGAKFSGCTVHFVDAGVDTGPIIAQAIVPIFNDDNEEILAARILEQEHKIYPQAIQWIAEKRVKIEGRCVHIEDSKNVTAAFINPPIR
- a CDS encoding DUF523 domain-containing protein produces the protein MRPILVSSCLLGLKTRYDGTDNYSQAVVDFIKNNQLTPIPVCPEQLAGLSTPRPKCWFSIGDGDSVLDASGKLIDEHGEDLTSVFLHGARECLKIVEMTNCKHAILQQRSPSCGSQSIYLNEKLVQGVGITTAMLKKSGIKVFSDDNLPAKKT
- the rpmB gene encoding 50S ribosomal protein L28 → MSKQCEICGKKPVTGNNVSHAHNKTRTVWNPNLQKLRAIHNGSVKTIKVCTRCIRSGKVQKVV
- the purM gene encoding phosphoribosylformylglycinamidine cyclo-ligase, which produces MNNNKPITYKESGVDIDAGNHFVDLIKPLVKQTSRPEVLADIGGFGGLFSLNSNKYKRPTLVAATDGVGTKLKLAFMLNEHDTIGIDLVAMCVNDIIVQGAEPLFFLDYLATAKLAPEKAVEIVKGIVEGCKQSNCALLGGETAEMPGMYSGEEYDLAGFSVGVVDNDKIIDGSTITKGDVIIGISSSGLHSNGFSLARKILIEKMQLDLFAQPEELDKPLGKELLTPTRIYVKSILNLIRDFNIKGIAHITGGGLLENIPRVLPQPCKAVIKRESWNKPAIFEILRQGGNIPEDEMYRTFNYGIGMILIVPPTEADDIIGRLAGLGENACLIGEISPADSPSVELV